Part of the Acidimicrobiia bacterium genome, CTGGAACCTAGAGCTGATTCAATGCCTCGTCGAGCGTCGTCCAGGCCAGGTTGGCGCACTTGATCCGGACCGGAAACTTGCGCACACCCTGCAGGGCTTCCAGGTCGCCGAGCACCGATCCGGGTCGTTCGGGATCGAGGCCGGCGTCCCCTTCGTTGTCGATGTCCATCATCGCCTTGAAGCGGGCGGTGATATCTGCAATCTCTTGCCGCGTCTTGCCCTTGATCGCCTCCGACATCATCGATGCCGAGGACTGGCTGATCGAGCAGCCCCGTCCGACGATCGACACCGCCGTGACCGTGTCGCCTTCGACCCGGATGTCCAGTGATATCTCATCACCGCACAGCGGATTGTGACCGTCCGCATGCGCTCCCGGTTCGTCGAGGGGCTGACGGTTCCTGGGATTGCGGTAGTGGTCGAGAATGACTTCCCTGTAGAGCTCATCGAGGGCCATCGGCGAACCTTACCCCTCATCCAATCCGAACAGGGACCGGGCCTCGTGCAGACCGGCGACCAGGGCATCGACATCTTCACGACTGTTGTAGACGTGAAACGACGCCCTGGCGGTTGCCGCGACGCCCAGATCGGCCATGAGCGGCTTTGCGCAATGGTGGCCGGCCCGAACGGATATCCCTCGACTGTCGAGAATGGTGGCGATGTCGTGAGGGTGCACGTCTCCCAGAGTGAAGCTGATCACCCCGCCCCGTACCTTGACGTCGGTCGGCCCGTATTGGATCAGGTCGGGGACTTCGCTCAGGCGATCGAGAGCGTACGCCGTCAGTTCGAGGTCGTGTGATCGGACGGCTTCCATGCCGATCTCTTCGAGATAATGCACGGCGGCCGCCAGGCCGACGGCTTCTGCGATCGGGGGAGTGCCGGCTTCGAACTTCTGCGGCACCGGCGCCCAGGTCGATTCGTAGAGACCGACGGTGGCGATCATCTCGCCGCCCCCCTCCCACGGTTCCATCTCCTCCAGGAGATCGGGTTTTCCCCACAGCACGCCGATCCCGGTGGGCCCGAGCATCTTGTGGGCTGAGAACGCCAGGAAGTCGGCCCCGAGAGTTTGCACGTCGACGGGCAGGTGGGGCACCAGTTGAGCTCCATCGACGATCAGGATCGCTTCCGACTGGGCGCGCACGATCTCGGATATCTGCTGCATCGGGGGGATGGTTCCGAGCACGTTGGACATG contains:
- a CDS encoding cysteine desulfurase, with protein sequence MTNLSHLRRDFPILRREDYGHPVVFLDSAASAQKPVPVLESMDRFYRAQYANVHRGAYKLSQESTEAYEDARRRVARFLNAGSPDEIIFTKGTTTALNGLASSWGIDHLEPGDRIVLSLMEHHANVVPWQLIAKRTGAELVYIPLTAEYELDLDALRATIDQRVKVVSLTGMSNVLGTIPPMQQISEIVRAQSEAILIVDGAQLVPHLPVDVQTLGADFLAFSAHKMLGPTGIGVLWGKPDLLEEMEPWEGGGEMIATVGLYESTWAPVPQKFEAGTPPIAEAVGLAAAVHYLEEIGMEAVRSHDLELTAYALDRLSEVPDLIQYGPTDVKVRGGVISFTLGDVHPHDIATILDSRGISVRAGHHCAKPLMADLGVAATARASFHVYNSREDVDALVAGLHEARSLFGLDEG
- a CDS encoding SUF system NifU family Fe-S cluster assembly protein, which produces MALDELYREVILDHYRNPRNRQPLDEPGAHADGHNPLCGDEISLDIRVEGDTVTAVSIVGRGCSISQSSASMMSEAIKGKTRQEIADITARFKAMMDIDNEGDAGLDPERPGSVLGDLEALQGVRKFPVRIKCANLAWTTLDEALNQL